The Actinomadura sp. WMMB 499 genome includes a window with the following:
- a CDS encoding transposase, which produces MFIMLHTATGHGDAVSYAAPPGAEVGDGHATGERRFRGRNKGPAWRRSHDGPVTVVRLRLVPDPAARHRLEQLFAAGWSLKRALQRDARSRALAYQAGHHRRRSPAAAKQWRTRLGLSRDALERAAYRHLDASGHLKHHLSKAVGMHLADEVWTGVERHLFADASGRRHGMPGVGTWWGFKRIPGRARSHTRARKWETFRLHGTLAGHLAAYPSPGLSPGITPQQAASLPPGTSVLAQPRAPTPPQPPRGRGRGKGVWWEYDGPLTVVFAGGPDGCRGDLVVAVRLPQGTGQWPHLVHTLDDPDTWHKVDLVRRRAPSEPGGWVYEAHLMVLKAAYIPASTAARRAAAPSARRGGVDGNVSNLAVVSVPADSPTGTPDAPAASAGSVVSSRVTLPETERTRIARRERKWRGRRRALERSRRATNTTQYRLSKRQAKREHRRRAAGLPSKQVTVPGGPRDARTDGKPRRSHRHDFLSNAYLRLRAADTAAEQRAAQSRTTRARQIAAGLVGVHGPDLVVEDCDITTWFRLWGAACARFTPGMLITALRAECAAAGGRLLRASTRATALSQHCPCGRRTPKTLGVRTHHCPIEDGGCGLTGDRDLVAAALAAFVRFDDPDDSSTARVDFQVSRSVLCAGGPGLPGALTESTAPIPAPVTGTSGAGEGKAAAINPRTRRNRRQVGERAASARRTRTSTVPTPDEPPPPTWAGQVVAPGRHRPRTRLFNTPPNCGTR; this is translated from the coding sequence GTGTTCATCATGCTGCATACCGCAACCGGTCATGGCGATGCCGTCTCCTATGCCGCGCCGCCCGGTGCGGAGGTTGGGGACGGCCACGCGACCGGTGAGCGGCGGTTCCGGGGGAGGAACAAGGGGCCAGCGTGGCGGCGGTCCCATGATGGCCCGGTGACGGTGGTGCGGTTGCGGCTGGTGCCGGACCCGGCCGCCCGGCACCGCCTAGAGCAGCTGTTCGCGGCGGGGTGGAGCTTGAAGCGGGCTTTGCAGCGTGATGCCCGTTCGCGTGCGCTGGCGTACCAGGCCGGGCACCACCGCCGCCGCAGTCCGGCCGCCGCCAAGCAGTGGCGGACTCGGCTTGGTTTGTCGCGCGACGCGCTGGAGCGGGCTGCCTACCGCCATCTGGACGCTTCCGGACATCTGAAGCATCACCTGTCCAAAGCGGTGGGGATGCATCTGGCCGATGAGGTGTGGACGGGTGTGGAGCGGCATCTGTTCGCTGACGCGTCCGGGAGGCGCCATGGTATGCCCGGAGTGGGTACGTGGTGGGGCTTCAAACGGATTCCGGGCCGGGCGCGTTCCCATACCCGGGCCCGTAAGTGGGAGACGTTCCGGTTGCACGGCACCCTGGCCGGTCACCTCGCGGCCTACCCGTCACCGGGCCTGTCGCCTGGGATCACACCACAGCAGGCGGCCTCACTGCCTCCGGGCACGAGCGTGCTGGCTCAGCCTCGTGCCCCCACACCACCGCAGCCGCCGAGGGGCCGTGGCCGGGGGAAGGGGGTGTGGTGGGAGTACGACGGGCCGTTGACGGTGGTGTTCGCGGGCGGCCCGGACGGGTGTCGGGGTGATCTGGTGGTTGCGGTGCGGCTGCCCCAGGGCACGGGCCAATGGCCCCACCTGGTCCATACCCTGGACGATCCGGATACCTGGCACAAGGTCGACCTGGTGCGCCGCCGCGCTCCGTCCGAACCGGGCGGCTGGGTCTACGAAGCGCACCTGATGGTGCTGAAAGCGGCGTACATACCCGCGTCGACGGCGGCGCGCCGGGCTGCGGCCCCGTCGGCGCGTCGGGGTGGGGTGGACGGCAACGTCTCCAACCTCGCGGTCGTGTCCGTCCCTGCCGACTCGCCCACCGGCACTCCTGATGCCCCGGCAGCCTCCGCCGGTTCCGTGGTGTCGTCAAGGGTGACGTTGCCGGAAACCGAGCGGACGCGTATCGCGCGGCGGGAGCGCAAATGGCGGGGACGGCGGCGGGCACTGGAACGCTCCCGCCGCGCCACCAACACCACCCAATACCGGCTCAGCAAGCGGCAGGCCAAGCGTGAACATCGCCGCCGCGCCGCCGGACTCCCATCCAAGCAGGTCACGGTGCCTGGCGGGCCCAGGGACGCCCGCACCGACGGCAAACCCCGTCGCTCCCATCGCCACGACTTCCTCTCCAACGCCTACCTGCGGCTACGCGCCGCCGACACCGCCGCTGAGCAGCGTGCCGCGCAATCCCGCACCACACGGGCCCGGCAGATCGCCGCCGGCCTGGTGGGGGTGCATGGGCCGGACCTGGTGGTCGAGGACTGCGACATCACCACCTGGTTCCGGCTCTGGGGCGCGGCGTGCGCCCGGTTCACCCCCGGCATGCTCATCACCGCCCTGCGGGCCGAGTGTGCCGCCGCAGGCGGACGGCTCCTGCGCGCCTCGACCCGCGCCACCGCGTTGTCCCAGCACTGCCCCTGTGGACGCCGCACCCCCAAGACGTTGGGTGTTCGCACCCACCACTGCCCGATCGAGGACGGGGGGTGCGGGCTGACCGGCGACCGGGACTTGGTCGCCGCCGCTCTCGCCGCGTTCGTCCGCTTCGACGATCCGGACGATTCGTCCACCGCCAGGGTGGACTTCCAGGTGTCCCGCAGCGTGCTGTGCGCGGGCGGGCCGGGGTTACCTGGAGCCCTGACCGAGTCAACCGCACCCATTCCCGCACCCGTCACCGGCACGTCCGGTGCCGGGGAGGGGAAAGCGGCAGCCATCAACCCCCGGACCCGCCGCAACCGGCGGCAGGTCGGGGAACGGGCGGCCTCTGCTCGGCGAACCCGGACCAGTACGGTGCCGACCCCGGACGAACCGCCCCCGCCCACCTGGGCCGGGCAAGTGGTCGCGCCGGGCAGACATCGGCCACGAACCCGGCTGTTCAACACACCCCCGAACTGCGGAACCCGTTGA
- a CDS encoding TrkA family potassium uptake protein has translation MHIVIMGCGRVGSTLAHILEERGHSVAIIDQNPEAFRRLRSGFRGRRITGFGFDRDVIAEAGIERASAFVAVSSGDNSNIISARVARETFGVDNVVARIYDPRRAEVYQRLGIPTVATVRWTADQILRRLLPEGTEPLWRDPSGGVVLAELDAGELWVGEKVAALEEHARTRVAFLSRMGEALVPTGDTVVQDGDVVHVMAAAEDLERINAAVAARDGEDA, from the coding sequence GTGCATATCGTGATCATGGGCTGCGGGCGGGTCGGCTCGACGCTCGCCCACATCCTGGAGGAACGGGGCCATTCGGTGGCCATCATCGACCAGAATCCGGAGGCCTTCCGGCGGCTGCGCAGCGGGTTCCGGGGCCGGCGGATCACCGGGTTCGGGTTCGACCGCGATGTGATCGCCGAGGCGGGCATCGAGCGCGCGTCCGCGTTCGTGGCCGTCAGCAGCGGCGACAACTCCAACATCATCTCCGCCCGGGTGGCGCGCGAGACGTTCGGCGTCGACAACGTCGTCGCCCGCATCTACGATCCGCGCCGCGCCGAGGTCTACCAGCGGCTCGGCATCCCCACCGTCGCGACCGTCCGGTGGACCGCCGACCAGATCCTGCGCCGCCTGCTGCCGGAGGGCACCGAGCCGCTGTGGCGCGACCCGAGCGGCGGGGTCGTCCTCGCCGAGCTGGACGCCGGGGAGCTGTGGGTCGGCGAGAAGGTCGCCGCCCTCGAGGAGCACGCCCGGACGCGCGTGGCGTTCCTGTCGCGGATGGGCGAGGCGCTCGTCCCCACGGGCGACACGGTCGTCCAGGACGGCGACGTCGTACACGTGATGGCGGCCGCCGAGGACCTGGAGCGGATCAACGCCGCGGTGGCGGCGCGGGACGGGGAGGACGCCTGA
- a CDS encoding TrkA family potassium uptake protein, which yields MRVAIAGAGAVGRSIAQELLENGHEVLLIDKSPKAIKVEMVPRAEWLLADACEISALDDAALERCQVVVASSGDDKVNLVVSLLAKTEYGVPRVVARINHPNNEWLFNESWGVDVAVSTPRLLSALVEEAVSVGDLVRLMTFRQGEANLVELTLPGDAPLGGQRVGSVDWPRDTALVAILREGRVLVPSADDTLEPGDELMFVASQDVEDDLAELLGGR from the coding sequence ATGCGGGTCGCGATCGCCGGGGCGGGCGCGGTGGGCCGGTCCATCGCGCAGGAGCTGCTGGAGAACGGGCACGAGGTGCTCCTGATCGACAAGAGCCCCAAGGCCATCAAGGTCGAGATGGTGCCGCGCGCCGAGTGGCTGCTGGCGGACGCCTGCGAGATCTCCGCGCTGGACGACGCGGCGCTCGAACGCTGCCAGGTGGTGGTGGCGTCATCCGGTGACGACAAGGTCAACCTGGTGGTGTCCCTGCTCGCCAAGACCGAGTACGGGGTGCCGCGCGTGGTGGCGCGCATCAACCACCCGAACAACGAGTGGCTGTTCAACGAGTCGTGGGGCGTGGACGTCGCCGTCTCCACGCCGCGGCTGCTGTCGGCGCTGGTGGAGGAGGCCGTCAGCGTCGGCGACCTGGTACGGCTGATGACGTTCCGGCAGGGCGAGGCGAACCTGGTGGAGCTGACGCTGCCGGGCGACGCGCCGCTCGGCGGGCAGCGGGTCGGCTCGGTGGACTGGCCGCGCGACACCGCGCTGGTCGCGATCCTGCGCGAGGGCCGGGTGCTGGTGCCGTCCGCCGACGACACCCTCGAACCGGGCGACGAGCTGATGTTCGTCGCCAGCCAGGACGTCGAGGACGACCTCGCCGAACTGCTCGGCGGCCGCTGA
- a CDS encoding DUF3159 domain-containing protein, with product MSKALGGIRGMLEAAAPVTAFTLTFVVLDEVRTAVFAGIGAAVVLLLVRILQKSNPQFVLNSLLGIAIAAFFALRSGDAEDAFLPGIMLNAAYGVGLTFSILVRWPAVGFIIGSVTGDPTAWRSDPGIVKLCSRLTWLLVLPCVLRVAVQYPIYIGAGDQSGLLGAAKIGMGWPLQVAALAAMAWLLARGRTPIERPRT from the coding sequence CTGAGCAAGGCGCTCGGCGGGATCCGCGGCATGCTCGAGGCGGCCGCGCCCGTCACCGCCTTCACCCTGACGTTCGTGGTGCTCGACGAGGTCAGGACGGCGGTGTTCGCGGGGATCGGCGCGGCCGTGGTGCTGCTCCTGGTCCGGATCCTGCAGAAGTCGAACCCGCAGTTCGTGCTCAACAGCCTCCTCGGCATCGCCATCGCCGCGTTCTTCGCGCTGCGGTCCGGGGACGCCGAGGACGCGTTCCTGCCCGGCATCATGCTGAACGCCGCCTACGGCGTGGGCCTGACGTTCTCGATCCTCGTCCGCTGGCCCGCCGTCGGGTTCATCATCGGCTCGGTCACCGGCGACCCGACAGCCTGGCGCTCCGATCCCGGCATCGTGAAGCTGTGCTCCCGGTTGACGTGGCTGCTGGTGCTGCCGTGCGTGCTGCGCGTCGCCGTCCAGTACCCGATCTACATCGGGGCGGGCGACCAGAGCGGGCTGCTGGGCGCCGCGAAGATCGGCATGGGCTGGCCGCTGCAGGTCGCCGCGCTCGCCGCGATGGCGTGGCTGCTGGCCCGGGGACGCACGCCGATCGAGCGCCCCCGGACCTGA
- a CDS encoding OB-fold nucleic acid binding domain-containing protein → MDEVPARTSPPSGDADRGGADRGKGGLKRFLRRMAAGKAELEAEELQKERGSEGATPITDCGSRKRHRVAGTLRTVTLRPRGGAPALEAELYDGTDVITLVWLGRRKIAGIDPGRRLRAEGLVSLQDGRKTMFNPRYELRGGS, encoded by the coding sequence ATGGACGAGGTTCCGGCTCGCACCTCGCCGCCGTCCGGCGACGCCGACCGGGGCGGCGCCGACCGGGGCAAGGGCGGGCTCAAACGCTTCCTCCGCCGGATGGCGGCGGGGAAGGCCGAACTCGAGGCCGAGGAGCTCCAGAAGGAGCGCGGCTCCGAGGGCGCGACCCCGATCACCGACTGCGGCTCGCGCAAGCGTCACCGCGTGGCGGGTACCCTACGTACCGTGACGCTGCGTCCGCGCGGCGGCGCCCCCGCGCTGGAGGCCGAACTGTACGACGGCACCGACGTGATCACGCTCGTCTGGCTCGGCCGCCGCAAGATCGCCGGGATCGATCCCGGCCGGCGGCTCCGCGCCGAGGGGCTGGTCAGCCTCCAGGACGGGCGCAAGACCATGTTCAATCCGCGTTACGAGCTGCGCGGCGGGTCGTGA
- a CDS encoding SdpI family protein: MIVGEFVIVAAGILVAAVARGTATGRIGRNHFAGIRTKRSMADDESWTIVHRGAQPWMIAGGALIVLSGAIAAAVPAEPASAIVIGAGVVIALACTLAGVLAGHRALSERAR, translated from the coding sequence ATGATCGTGGGAGAGTTCGTGATCGTGGCGGCCGGGATTCTGGTCGCGGCGGTCGCCCGGGGCACCGCGACGGGGCGGATCGGGCGGAACCACTTCGCCGGGATCCGCACGAAACGCAGCATGGCCGACGACGAGTCGTGGACGATCGTGCACCGGGGCGCCCAGCCGTGGATGATCGCCGGCGGGGCGCTGATCGTCCTGTCCGGGGCCATCGCGGCGGCCGTCCCGGCGGAACCGGCGTCGGCGATCGTCATCGGCGCCGGTGTGGTGATCGCGCTGGCCTGCACGCTGGCGGGCGTCCTCGCCGGGCACCGCGCGTTGAGCGAACGCGCACGGTGA